Proteins from a genomic interval of Polaribacter sejongensis:
- a CDS encoding NADase-type glycan-binding domain-containing protein has product MKIGITILILTFSSILFSQEFKIIQAIQEKDSTYFDFEDYDENQKPIGDLIFLKGCSWYCGGNVKSIEASSELKENKGINYSPKNIHDFNKNTAWIEGSSEYGIGEFIEYSFNFSEMESYNGELGINKILLANGYKKNIETWENNSRVKQLKVYLNNEPYAILNLIDSYEIQTIEIGKIKFPPKLTTKLKFEITEVYKGKKYKDTGISLLMFEGIGVH; this is encoded by the coding sequence ATGAAAATTGGAATAACAATCTTAATTCTGACATTTAGCTCAATTTTATTTTCACAAGAATTTAAAATAATTCAAGCTATTCAGGAAAAAGATTCTACCTATTTTGACTTTGAAGATTATGACGAAAATCAAAAACCAATTGGAGATTTGATTTTCTTGAAAGGCTGTAGTTGGTATTGTGGAGGAAATGTAAAATCTATAGAAGCTTCGTCTGAATTAAAAGAGAATAAAGGAATTAATTACTCACCGAAAAACATACACGATTTCAACAAAAATACTGCTTGGATTGAAGGAAGTTCTGAATATGGAATTGGAGAATTTATTGAATATTCATTTAATTTTAGCGAGATGGAATCTTACAATGGAGAATTAGGAATTAATAAAATACTATTGGCAAATGGCTATAAAAAAAATATAGAAACTTGGGAAAATAATTCCCGAGTAAAACAATTGAAAGTATATTTAAATAATGAACCTTATGCAATTTTAAACCTAATTGACTCTTACGAAATACAAACAATTGAAATCGGAAAAATAAAGTTTCCTCCAAAATTGACGACGAAATTAAAGTTTGAAATAACAGAAGTTTATAAAGGGAAAAAATATAAAGACACAGGAATTAGTTTGTTAATGTTCGAAGGAATAGGAGTACATTAA